The Lysobacter gummosus genome includes a region encoding these proteins:
- the dinB gene encoding DNA polymerase IV yields MDAFYASVEQRDDPALRGQPVVVAWRGSRSVVCAASYEARKFGVRSAMPAVRAERLCPHAVFVPPDFVRYKAASRQVREIFERHTDLIEPLSLDEAYLDVTATKTGLPSATATAQAIRDAIREETRLTASAGVAPNKFVAKIASDWNKPDGLFVVKPHQVEAFLAPLPVGRLPGVGKVMEAKLAELGVQRVTDLRALGALALEQRFGRWGRRLHELAYGIDDHPVEPSRPTLQISSEDTFERDLPLSEVEADLRALAAKTWAGYQRELQRNPGRIARTVVLKLKTADFRILTRSLTPPHPPASEAELADLACGLRARVELPASTLYRLVGVGVSGFVEEDEAIAQSDLFDGGAVDEVLEGR; encoded by the coding sequence ATGGACGCGTTCTACGCGTCGGTCGAACAGCGCGACGATCCGGCGCTGCGCGGGCAACCGGTGGTGGTGGCCTGGCGCGGCTCGCGGTCGGTGGTGTGCGCGGCCAGTTACGAGGCGCGCAAGTTCGGCGTGCGCTCGGCGATGCCGGCGGTACGCGCCGAGCGCCTGTGCCCGCATGCGGTGTTCGTGCCGCCGGATTTCGTGCGCTACAAGGCAGCGTCGCGACAGGTGCGTGAGATCTTCGAGCGGCATACCGATCTGATCGAACCGCTGTCGCTGGACGAAGCCTATCTGGACGTCACCGCGACCAAGACCGGCCTGCCTTCGGCGACCGCGACCGCGCAAGCCATCCGCGACGCGATCCGCGAGGAAACCCGGCTGACCGCGTCGGCCGGTGTGGCGCCGAACAAATTCGTGGCCAAGATCGCGTCGGACTGGAACAAGCCCGACGGCCTGTTCGTGGTCAAGCCGCATCAGGTCGAAGCGTTCCTGGCGCCGTTGCCGGTCGGGCGCCTGCCCGGCGTGGGCAAGGTGATGGAAGCCAAGCTGGCCGAACTGGGCGTGCAGCGCGTCACCGATCTGCGCGCGCTGGGCGCGTTGGCGCTGGAGCAGCGCTTCGGCCGCTGGGGCCGGCGTCTGCACGAACTGGCCTACGGCATCGACGACCACCCGGTCGAGCCGTCGCGACCGACGCTGCAGATTTCCTCCGAAGACACCTTCGAACGCGACCTGCCGTTGAGCGAGGTGGAAGCCGACCTACGCGCGCTGGCCGCCAAGACCTGGGCCGGTTATCAGCGCGAACTGCAGCGCAATCCCGGGCGGATCGCGCGCACCGTGGTGCTCAAGCTCAAGACCGCGGATTTCCGCATTCTCACCCGCAGCCTGACGCCGCCGCACCCGCCGGCCAGCGAAGCCGAACTCGCCGACCTGGCCTGCGGCCTGCGCGCGCGGGTGGAGTTGCCGGCATCGACCTTGTATCGGCTGGTCGGCGTGGGCGTATCGGGTTTCGTCGAGGAAGACGAAGCGATCGCGCAGTCGGATCTGTTCGACGGCGGGGCGGTGGATGAGGTGTTGGAGGGGAGGTGA
- a CDS encoding class 1 fructose-bisphosphatase yields MSSVLSPSNTSISLTRYLIEEQRAGRINPDLRLLIEVVARACKTISIAVGKGALGGVLGDAGTPGAASMNIQGEAQKKLDVLSNEILLEANAWGGHLAGLASEEMDTSHPIPDVYPRGNYLLLFDPLDGSSNIDVNISVGTIFSVLRAPEGVTQAQDKDFLQPGTEQVCAGYTTYGPSTMLVLTIGNGTHAFTLDREVGSFVLTTRGMQIPDDTKEFAVNMSNQRHWQPPMQAYVTDLLAGKEGPRGKDFNMRWVASMVADVHRILTRGGIFSYPLDAKCEAQGGKLRLMYEANPMSFLVEQAGGAASTGRQRLLEVQPTGLHMRVPVFLGSKAEVETAVRYHHEFDAEQA; encoded by the coding sequence ATGTCCTCCGTCCTGAGCCCCAGCAACACCTCCATCTCCCTGACCCGCTACCTGATCGAGGAACAGCGCGCCGGGCGCATCAATCCCGACCTGCGCCTGCTGATCGAAGTCGTCGCCCGCGCCTGCAAGACGATCTCCATCGCGGTCGGCAAGGGCGCCCTGGGCGGTGTGCTCGGCGATGCCGGCACGCCCGGCGCGGCCAGCATGAACATCCAGGGCGAGGCGCAGAAGAAGCTCGACGTGCTCAGCAACGAAATCCTGCTGGAAGCCAACGCCTGGGGCGGCCACCTCGCCGGCCTGGCCTCGGAGGAAATGGACACCTCGCATCCCATCCCCGACGTCTACCCGCGCGGCAACTACCTGCTGCTGTTCGATCCCCTCGACGGTTCGTCCAACATCGACGTCAACATCTCGGTCGGCACCATCTTCTCGGTGCTGCGCGCGCCCGAAGGCGTGACCCAGGCGCAGGACAAGGACTTCCTGCAGCCCGGCACCGAGCAGGTCTGCGCCGGCTACACCACCTACGGCCCCAGCACCATGCTGGTGCTGACCATCGGCAACGGCACCCACGCGTTCACGCTCGATCGCGAAGTCGGCAGTTTCGTGCTGACCACGCGCGGCATGCAGATCCCGGACGACACGAAGGAATTCGCGGTCAACATGTCCAACCAGCGCCACTGGCAGCCGCCGATGCAGGCCTACGTGACCGATCTGCTGGCCGGCAAGGAAGGCCCGCGCGGCAAGGACTTCAACATGCGCTGGGTGGCCTCGATGGTCGCCGACGTGCACCGCATCCTGACCCGCGGCGGCATCTTCAGCTATCCGCTCGACGCCAAGTGCGAGGCGCAGGGCGGCAAGCTGCGGCTGATGTACGAAGCCAACCCGATGAGTTTCCTGGTGGAACAGGCCGGCGGCGCCGCCAGCACCGGCCGCCAGCGCCTGCTGGAAGTGCAGCCCACCGGCCTGCACATGCGCGTGCCGGTGTTCCTGGGCAGCAAGGCCGAGGTCGAGACCGCGGTGCGCTATCACCATGAGTTCGACGCCGAGCAGGCGTGA